A stretch of Malus sylvestris chromosome 11, drMalSylv7.2, whole genome shotgun sequence DNA encodes these proteins:
- the LOC126588457 gene encoding peroxidase N-like — MTRSSINFSRRYSLAMITFFALCFVAKAQLSTDFYKATCPDVLKIVRREVLNAVKSEMRMAASLLRLHFHDCFVNGCDASLLLDGTDSEKNARPNLNSARGFEVVDRIKSSVESSCSGVVSCADILAIAARDSVLLSGGTSWKVLLGRRDGLVANQSGANSGLPAPTEALDIIISKFAAVGLNITDVVSLSGAHTIGLARCATFSNRLFNFSGTGAPDSTLEQSMLTDLQNQCPQTSDGNNTAPLDRNSTDLFDNHYFQNLINGKGLLGSDQILFSSDAAVTTGTKSLVQSYNSNLNLFLADFANSMIKMGNISPLTGSAGEIRLNCRAVNA, encoded by the exons ATGACAAGGTCATCGATTAATTTTAGCCGTCGTTACTCTTTGGCAATGATCACGTTCTTTGCCTTGTGTTTTGTCGCGAAAGCCCAGTTAAGTACAGATTTCTACAAGGCAACATGTCCGGATGTTCTCAAAATTGTCCGAAGAGAGGTTCTGAACGCTGTCAAGTCTGAAATGCGAATGGCTGCTTCTTTACTTCGGCTTCACTTCCATGACTGCTTTGTCAAT GGTTGTGATGCGTCACTGCTACTGGATGGAACTGATAGTGAGAAGAATGCCCGCCCAAATTTGAATTCAGCAAGAGGGTTTGAAGTCGTTGACAGAATCAAGAGCTCTGTGGAGAGCTCCTGTAGCGGAGTTGTGTCGTGTGCTGATATACTAGCCATAGCTGCTAGAGATTCTGTGCTCTTA AGTGGAGGAACTTCATGGAAAGTTCTACTTGGAAGAAGAGATGGTCTAGTGGCAAATCAGTCAGGAGCAAACAGTGGACTTCCTGCGCCAACTGAAGCCCTAGATATCATCATTTCCAAGTTTGCCGCTGTGGGCCTAAATATCACAGACGTTGTGTCCTTATCAG GAGCTCATACAATTGGGTTGGCACGGTGTGCCACTTTCAGCAATAGACTCTTCAACTTCTCAGGAACAGGTGCTCCTGACAGTACATTGGAACAAAGCATGCTAACTGATCTACAGAACCAGTGTCCGCAGACCAGTGATGGAAACAATACCGCGCCTTTAGATCGGAACTCAACCGATCTATTTGACAACCATTACTTTCAGAACTTGATTAACGGGAAGGGCCTCCTAGGTTCAGATCAAATTCTATTTTCTAGTGATGCAGCTGTGACAACAGGGACTAAAAGTTTGGTCCAAAGCTATAACTCAAATCTTAATCTGTTCTTAGCTGATTTTGCTAATTCTATGATCAAGATGGGGAATATTAGTCCTCTTACTGGGTCTGCTGGAGAGATCAGATTGAACTGCAGGGCTGTTAATGCATGA